A single Hemiscyllium ocellatum isolate sHemOce1 chromosome 18, sHemOce1.pat.X.cur, whole genome shotgun sequence DNA region contains:
- the rag2 gene encoding V(D)J recombination-activating protein 2 codes for MSLQMVSECSKTGLIYPGFSLFNLNGEVFFFGQKGWPKRSCSTGVFLLHLKGHNLKLKAVSFSPDSCYLPPLRCPAITHYSDPSESKSPLYFIHGGRDPNNDLTNSLYLMMVHSSTGNKTTSLRCIEKHLEGEVPRGRYGHSLNVVQNKGQMLLVLFGGRCFRPPGQRTTENWNSVVDCLPEVFLIDINTGHCTSHILPEIEDGFSFHTSIAKIDRVYILGGHSIETNLRPERLLCLKVDLFGTSPSVQCTILQGGISVSSAIVTQAGKDEFIIVGGYESESKKRMICNTITVENDNVQILEKEPPAWTGDIKASKTWFGSSMKSNIVLLGIPGESKQDAAEAYFFYIVKFEQLDEESHVSCSQESFTDPEECSTFEDSEEFNFEVEADGSDDAENRDNADEEGYWIKCSSTCNMNVNIWEPYYSTELNKPAMIFCSSGGDDGHWVHAQCMNLAESQLIQFSQENTKYFCNEHYIDRGIQTPQKKKQIKRTPIKSPRKKSPATLKRTPMKKSFLKRLFD; via the coding sequence ATGTCTCTGCAAATGGTTTCAGAGTGTAGCAAAACTGGACTTATCTACCCAGGCTTTTCTTTATTCAATTTAAATGGTGAAGTCTTCTTTTTTGGTCAGAAAGGGTGGCCAAAAAGATCCTGCAGCACTGGAGTTTTTCTTCTTCATCTCAAAGGTCATAATCTCAAACTGAAAGCTGTTTCATTTTCACCTGACtcatgctaccttcccccactgcGCTGTCCTGCAATAACCCATTACTCGGATCCCTCAGAATCCAAGAGCCCTTTATATTTCATTCACGGTGGGAGAGATCCAAATAATGACTTGACTAATTCACTTTATTTAATGATGGTTCACAGTAGCACTGGCAACAAGACAACATCACTTCGTTGCATTGAAAAACATCTTGAAGGAGAGGTTCCCCGAGGAAGATATGGCCACAGCCTCAATGTGGTTCAAAACAAGGGTCAAATGTTGTTAGTCTTGTTTGGGGGTAGATGCTTCCGGCCCCCAGGGCAACGAACCACAGAAAACTGGAACAGTGTTGTTGATTGTTTACCAGAGGTTTTTCTGATTGATATAAACACCGGCCATTGCACATCCCACATACTTCCCGAAATAGAAGATGGGTTTTCATTTCATACCTCCATTGCAAAAATTGACAGAGTGTACATACTAGGTGGCCATTCCATTGAAACGAACCTTCGCCCTGAAAGGTTACTTTGTCTGAAGGTTGATTTATTTGGGACTTCTCCAAGTGTCCAGTGCACAATACTGCAAGGTGGCATCTCTGTGTCGAGTGCAATAGTGACCCAAGCAGGAAAAGATGAATTCATCATTGTTGGTGGCTATGAGTCGGAGAGCAAGAAGCGAATGATTTGTAACACCATCACAGTGGAGAATGACAACGTTCAGATTTTGGAAAAGGAGCCCCCAGCGTGGACCGGCGATATTAAAGCAAGCAAAACCTGGTTTGGTAGTAGCATGAAAAGTAATATAGTGTTACTCGGCATCCCTGGAGAAAGTAAACAAGATGCAGCCGAGGCATACTTCTTctatattgtgaaatttgagcAATTAGATGAAGAAAGTCACGTTTCTTGCAGCCAGGAATCCTTCACTGATCCAGAAGAATGTAGCACCTTTGAAGATTCAGAAGAATTTAACTTTGAAGTGGAGGCCGATGGCTCTGATGATGCAGAGAACCGAGATAATGCTGATGAGGAAGGTTATTGGATTAAATGCAGCTCTACGTGTAATATGAACGTCAATATCTGGGAGCCTTATTATTCCACAGAATTAAATAAACCTGCAATGATTTTTTGCTCTAGCGGAGGTGATGATGGACACTGGGTTCATGCCCAGTGCATGAATCTTGCAGAATCGCAGCTGATTCAGTTTTCCCAAGAAAACACAAAGTATTTTTGCAATGAGCATTACATTGATAGAGGAATTCAAACACCTCAAAAGAAGAAACAGATAAAGCGCACACCAATTAAATCTCCACGTAAGAAATCGCCAGCCACTCTGAAAAGGACACCAATGAAGAAAAGCTTTCTGAAGAGACTATTTGATTGA